The region TGACCGTCGGCGAGTTCGAGGACCCTCTCGGCCGCCTCGGCCCGGAGGCACGCGCCGTCGTCCGGCAAGGGGGCGGTCGTGCAGCACGGGGCGAGGGCCGCCACCGTATCGAGCGCGGCATCGGGCGTCGCGATCCTGACGAGGCCCGCCCCGGCGCGGAGCGCGCCATTGCCGACGAGCGCGGCCGCGCCGGCCATGCCGCGGCTCCCGGCGACGACCAGCACCAGCCCGGCCGTGCCCTTATGGGCGTCGCGGGGACGCGACGGAGGTTGGGGGATGTCGGTGATGCGCTTCACGTGGTTGCCCTCGTTCAACGGCACGCGCCGGGCAAGCGCGGCGGCTAAGTATCGGCTTCAGGGCGATTTTCGGCCAATCGTCCGGCGCTGCGGAGGATCATGGCGGCGAGGCACCCGGCGCCGAAACCGTTGTCAATGTTGACGACGCCGACGCCCGCCGCACAACTGTTGAGCATCGTCAGAAGCGGCGCGAGGCCCCCGAAACACGCCCCGTAGCCGACGCTCGTCGGCACGGCGATGACCGGCACGTCCACCAGGCCGCCGACGACGCTCGCCAAGGCCCCTTCCATGCCGGCAACGACGATGACGACGGACGCCTCCGCGAGAGCCTTCGAGTGGGCCAGCAACCGATGAATCCCCGCGACGCCGACGTCGTAAAACGTTTCGACGCGGCATCCCAGGAATTCGGCCGTCACGCGGGCCTCCTCGGCGACGGGCTGGTCGCTGGTGCCGGCGGAGACGACGGCCACGCGGCCCGGGAGCCGGACGCTCTCGCCTTCCTGCGCCAGAACGATGGCCCTGGCGGATTCATGGTAAACGGCCTTGGGATGGGCGGCGCGGACGGCCCCGTAGAGGTCCGGCCCCGCGCGGGTCGCCAGGACGGTCGCCCCGCGCTCGGCGAGGCGTCCGACGATGGCGAGGACCTGCTCGGTGGTTTTGCCCTGGCAGAAGACGACCTCGGGGAAGCCGCACCGCAGGGCCCGATGGTGGTCGAGTTTTGCGAAGCCGAGGTCCTCAAACGGCATGTGGCGGAGGCGTTCGGCGGCCTCGTCGGGCGAGAGGGCGCCCTGGGCGACGGCGTTCAACAATTCGCTCAGGCGTTTGGCGTCCACAGGTCAGGTCCGCAGAGGGCTCAGGTGGATTCGGGCTCTTCGGGCTCGTCAACGTAGTCGATCCGATGAACGGGCGAGACGACGGCGGTCGCGATGTTCGCCAGGTGCGCCCCGATGCGCTTCAGGTGCCGCGCCAGGAGCGAATAGGCCACGGCCTCGTCGGTGGGGACGGTGTCGCGCTCGCGCAGAAGTTGCCGAATCACGAGTTCGCATTCCTTGCCGACCTGGCCGAACGTCTGGATGACCTTTCGGGCCTTGCCCATGTCGCTCTGGCCGAAGGCCTCCTTCGTCAGGGTGAACAGTTCCTCCGTCTGGGAGCGGATGCGCTCGAGGGGATCCAGGTAGCGTCGGGTGGTGAACTCGCGCGTGTAGAACTTGCCGACCTCGAAGATGTTTTTGCAGTAGTCGCCGATGCGTTCGGCGTCCTTGACGACGCTCATGAGGATCAGACAGGCGGCCAGATTCGCATCCGGGCGGACCGTCAGGTGCTTGACGATCTGCGAGCGGATGGACTGTTCGAGCCGGTTGACCTCCTTGTCGCGCCGGTAGAGGGGGTCCTGGACGGCCTGCCAATCGACGCGGCTGAAGAAGACCTCGACGGCCTGCTGGAACATCCAGTGGGTCTCCTCCAGCATCCGGTCGAATTCCTCGAACATCTGGCCGAGGGCGTCCTTGCCTCGCCAGGCCTCCAGGAGTTCTCGCAACATGGCCCTTCCCCTCCAACGCCATTCACATTACCGGAACCACCACTCTATCACAAGCACAACAACAGGCAGCAAGAAAAAGAACAAGAGGATGTGCAGCACGGCATATCGCTTCGTCCGGGCACAGACCCCCGCCCACCACAATGCCAAACCGATCGGCACTCGCCGCAGCGGATACCAGATGGCCGTCCCCGTGACGTTGAACAGCATATGGCTGAAGGCCAGCGCGACGCCGACCTGGGCCTGGGCGGGGGTGTCGGCGGCGGTGGCAAAACTGGCGATGATGGCCGTCAGCGTCGTTCCGATGTTAGCCCCCAACGTGTACGGGTAGATCTGCCGCAAGGTCAACAGCCCCGCCCCCGTCAACGGCACCAAGAGCGATGTCGTCACGCTCGACGACTGGACGATACTCGTCAGGATGAGCCCGACGGCGAACGAGGTGAAGTCATTGCGGAAGAGGACTCGGTCGAGGAACCGCTCCACCGACTTCACCACGAGGCTGTGAAGCACCTTCGTCAGGAGCAGCAGCGCCACGAAGAGCGTCACGACTCCCAGGATCGCCAGGAGGATGCTCGCCGTCACGAGTTCGAGGCCAAACACGCTGCCGAGCAGCCCGCTCGTGGCCGTGACCAGGGGCGCCACCGCCTCCTTCAGGGCATTCGTCGGCTCCTCTCCCGTTGGCATCCCGCTATAGAACCCGTGCGCCAGGTACGACGCCGCGCGTTCCAGGAGCCCCCTGCCCGTCACCCTGAGAACGACGTACTCGATCGGCAATAGGACACACACCGTGAGCACATTGAAAAAATCATGGACGATGGCGGCGCCGTAGGCCCGCTCGAACTCATCGCGGCGCCGGATCTGCGTGAAGGAGACGCCCGCGTTCGTGACGCTGGTGCCGATGTTCGCGCCCATGATGATGAAGATGGCCTGGTGGAGTGTGAGCGGCGTCGTGGCGACCAGCGCGACCGTAAACGAGGTCGTGAACGAGGAACTCTGGAAGATGCTCGTCGCCAGCAGGCCGACAAAGAGGCCTACGAGGGGGTTATCCGCGTAGGCGAAAACCCGATAGACGACGGGGCGGTACTCCAGGCTCTTCGCACCCTCGGTGGCGTGCTTGTCGTAGTCGGGGTTCTTGCCGAGGGTCTTCAGACCCTCCCCCATCATGGCCATCCCGCCGAGGAAAAAGTACAGCAGCACGAGCACCAGGAGGACCTTGACGGCGATCTTCCAGGTGGGCTGGCGCGGTTCCGCCCGTTCGCTGAGTACCGTCATCGGCCGGCGGCTCCATCGGAGAATTGGCCAGAGGAGGCCATTCCCTGAAATCCGTCAGAGTCCGAGATTATAGGGGCCCGGACGGCCCTGGCAACCGATTTCGGCCCCCGGCCGCGGGATGTGCGTCAGTCGGCCCGCGCCTCGAGGTCCAGGTCGGCGAAGCGGCCGGCACGGGCGTAATGGTAGGCCAGCCCGGCGACCATGGCTGCGTTGTCCGTGCAGAATCGCATCGCGGGTAGGAGCACCTCGATCCCCGCGCGG is a window of Planctomycetota bacterium DNA encoding:
- a CDS encoding phosphate uptake regulator PhoU, whose amino-acid sequence is MLRELLEAWRGKDALGQMFEEFDRMLEETHWMFQQAVEVFFSRVDWQAVQDPLYRRDKEVNRLEQSIRSQIVKHLTVRPDANLAACLILMSVVKDAERIGDYCKNIFEVGKFYTREFTTRRYLDPLERIRSQTEELFTLTKEAFGQSDMGKARKVIQTFGQVGKECELVIRQLLRERDTVPTDEAVAYSLLARHLKRIGAHLANIATAVVSPVHRIDYVDEPEEPEST
- a CDS encoding Na/Pi symporter — translated: MTVLSERAEPRQPTWKIAVKVLLVLVLLYFFLGGMAMMGEGLKTLGKNPDYDKHATEGAKSLEYRPVVYRVFAYADNPLVGLFVGLLATSIFQSSSFTTSFTVALVATTPLTLHQAIFIIMGANIGTSVTNAGVSFTQIRRRDEFERAYGAAIVHDFFNVLTVCVLLPIEYVVLRVTGRGLLERAASYLAHGFYSGMPTGEEPTNALKEAVAPLVTATSGLLGSVFGLELVTASILLAILGVVTLFVALLLLTKVLHSLVVKSVERFLDRVLFRNDFTSFAVGLILTSIVQSSSVTTSLLVPLTGAGLLTLRQIYPYTLGANIGTTLTAIIASFATAADTPAQAQVGVALAFSHMLFNVTGTAIWYPLRRVPIGLALWWAGVCARTKRYAVLHILLFFFLLPVVVLVIEWWFR
- the larB gene encoding nickel pincer cofactor biosynthesis protein LarB; translated protein: MDAKRLSELLNAVAQGALSPDEAAERLRHMPFEDLGFAKLDHHRALRCGFPEVVFCQGKTTEQVLAIVGRLAERGATVLATRAGPDLYGAVRAAHPKAVYHESARAIVLAQEGESVRLPGRVAVVSAGTSDQPVAEEARVTAEFLGCRVETFYDVGVAGIHRLLAHSKALAEASVVIVVAGMEGALASVVGGLVDVPVIAVPTSVGYGACFGGLAPLLTMLNSCAAGVGVVNIDNGFGAGCLAAMILRSAGRLAENRPEADT